Proteins encoded in a region of the Pseudanabaena sp. BC1403 genome:
- a CDS encoding response regulator: MSDVLNILIVEDIENDALLVVRELQRGDFIVEWERVQASEAIHNALSNRAWDVIIANYDLPEITAPEVLDLLQKSHLDLPFIIILGKINESVAIDLMRQGADDYLQKDHLNKLTEAVRRGIKDIKSRKERQQQTLELARTKERLQLAIAGSGIGLWDWAIQTGSVTFNDRWAEIIGYSIEELEPLSIETWQQNTYPDDLQKATLALEQHFRKETETYECELRMRHKIGGWVWVLASGKVVEWDTDGNPLRMIGTHLDISGRKQSVEMLQNLNETLGKKVQARTADLQRSESRLREAQQIAHLGSWELDVQTRENSWSIEVFRVFKLDPNFPEPNYEELLAYFPIDDRKRFLQLIDRAIQFGETFETDLQILRADGSSGYIFLKAEAVRNAEDVVARLFGIVMDISDRKQAEIQLQQKIKQQILMAEITQKIRRSLDLQTIFDTAVQEMQNFLNTDRIGIFKFYPESNFDDGEIVAEALVEGFVSALAVRVHDHTFGENYAALYAKGRAYIVDDIYKNGSQVCHVDILAKFQVKANIVMPLLCGKELWGLLCIHQCASTRHWLQHEINFCYQISDQLAIAIYQSSLLEQSQLELAEKKQAEILLMESYKQLAHTNEELIRATRLKDEFLANMSHELRTPLNAILGMTEAMQDRILGTISDRQIKALLTIERSGNHLLSLINDILDVAKIESGKITLDLTATSIQMLCQSSLVFIRQQAFQKSIQLIEKIPNDLPDLMIDERRIRQVLINLLNNAVKFTPEGGSITLEISRLTPEQMPTKATSSTMSYLRAAVIDNGIGISAENISKLFQPFIQIDSSLNRKYEGTGLGLALVKRIVELHGGQVRLTSEKGVGSCFMFDLPYNEIISSSQNLPLEPDLNTEDTPEKSEPNPTWSPLILIAEDNEANIITFSSYLEAKGYRHQVARDGQEAIALAKIHQPDLILMDIQMPCIDGLEATQQIRRDPNLVNIPIIALTALAMIGDREKCLEAGANDYLAKPIKLKALDQMIQTHLSRSHLR, encoded by the coding sequence ATGTCTGATGTTCTAAATATTTTAATAGTTGAGGATATTGAGAATGATGCGCTTCTAGTCGTTCGAGAGTTGCAGCGAGGAGATTTTATCGTTGAATGGGAGCGCGTGCAGGCCTCTGAAGCAATTCATAATGCCCTGTCTAACCGAGCTTGGGATGTGATCATTGCAAATTATGATCTACCTGAAATTACAGCACCTGAGGTATTGGATCTCCTCCAGAAAAGCCATCTCGATCTACCCTTTATCATCATTTTAGGAAAAATCAATGAATCTGTAGCAATTGATCTCATGAGGCAAGGGGCAGATGACTACCTGCAAAAAGATCACTTAAACAAACTAACAGAGGCGGTAAGACGAGGCATAAAGGATATCAAGAGCCGTAAAGAACGTCAACAACAAACTCTAGAATTAGCTCGTACTAAGGAAAGATTGCAACTGGCGATCGCAGGTTCTGGTATTGGCTTATGGGATTGGGCGATTCAGACTGGATCTGTGACATTTAATGATCGTTGGGCGGAGATTATTGGTTATAGCATTGAGGAGCTAGAGCCTCTGAGCATTGAAACATGGCAGCAAAATACGTATCCTGATGATCTACAGAAGGCTACCTTAGCTTTAGAACAACATTTCCGCAAAGAAACTGAGACTTACGAGTGTGAACTCAGGATGCGCCACAAAATAGGCGGATGGGTGTGGGTTTTGGCGAGTGGTAAGGTAGTGGAATGGGATACTGATGGTAATCCCCTGCGGATGATAGGGACGCATCTCGATATTAGCGGACGTAAACAGTCGGTCGAGATGTTGCAAAATCTTAATGAAACCTTAGGAAAAAAGGTGCAAGCGCGGACTGCTGATTTGCAAAGAAGTGAGAGCCGCTTGCGTGAAGCTCAGCAAATCGCCCACCTCGGTAGTTGGGAGTTAGATGTTCAGACCAGAGAAAATTCTTGGTCAATAGAAGTTTTTAGGGTTTTTAAGCTCGATCCTAATTTCCCAGAGCCAAACTATGAAGAGTTGCTGGCATATTTCCCAATCGATGATCGCAAGCGATTTCTCCAACTTATCGATAGAGCAATTCAGTTTGGGGAAACCTTTGAAACAGATTTACAGATTCTTCGCGCTGATGGTTCATCTGGTTATATATTTCTAAAAGCCGAAGCTGTCAGGAATGCAGAAGATGTGGTGGCGAGACTGTTTGGGATTGTGATGGATATAAGCGATCGCAAGCAAGCTGAAATACAGTTACAACAAAAAATAAAGCAGCAAATCCTGATGGCGGAAATCACCCAAAAGATAAGGCGATCGTTAGATTTGCAAACTATTTTTGATACGGCAGTGCAGGAAATGCAAAATTTTCTTAATACCGATCGCATCGGGATCTTTAAGTTCTATCCCGAATCTAATTTTGATGATGGCGAAATTGTTGCCGAAGCTCTTGTTGAAGGCTTCGTATCAGCGTTGGCTGTCAGGGTTCATGACCATACCTTTGGCGAAAACTATGCAGCTCTCTATGCTAAGGGAAGAGCCTATATCGTCGATGATATCTATAAAAATGGTTCACAAGTCTGTCACGTTGATATCTTGGCTAAGTTTCAGGTGAAAGCAAATATCGTGATGCCATTACTTTGCGGTAAGGAGTTGTGGGGCTTGTTATGCATCCATCAATGCGCGTCAACTCGCCATTGGTTACAGCATGAGATTAACTTTTGCTATCAGATATCCGATCAGTTAGCGATCGCAATTTATCAGTCGAGTCTATTAGAACAATCTCAACTGGAGCTTGCAGAAAAGAAACAAGCAGAAATACTGCTAATGGAGAGCTACAAACAACTCGCCCACACAAATGAAGAACTCATCCGTGCAACAAGGCTCAAGGATGAGTTTCTTGCTAACATGAGCCATGAGCTGCGCACACCGCTCAATGCTATTTTGGGAATGACTGAAGCGATGCAAGATCGTATTTTAGGTACAATCAGCGATCGCCAAATCAAGGCATTACTGACGATCGAGCGTAGTGGTAATCACCTCTTATCATTGATCAATGACATTTTAGATGTTGCAAAAATCGAATCAGGAAAAATCACCCTAGATTTAACGGCTACATCCATTCAAATGTTATGCCAATCAAGCTTGGTATTCATTAGACAGCAAGCATTCCAAAAATCTATTCAATTAATAGAGAAAATTCCAAATGATTTACCAGATCTAATGATTGATGAGCGGCGCATCCGTCAAGTGCTGATCAACCTGCTAAATAATGCTGTCAAATTTACGCCTGAAGGTGGGAGCATCACTCTAGAAATATCACGACTGACTCCTGAACAAATGCCCACAAAAGCCACGAGTTCTACAATGTCTTATTTGCGAGCTGCTGTAATTGATAATGGCATTGGCATTTCAGCAGAGAATATCTCGAAGCTATTTCAACCCTTTATCCAAATTGATAGTTCTCTAAATCGTAAATATGAAGGAACAGGATTGGGACTAGCGCTAGTGAAACGAATTGTGGAACTACATGGAGGGCAAGTGCGACTAACCAGCGAAAAAGGTGTTGGTAGCTGCTTTATGTTTGATTTGCCCTACAATGAAATTATCTCATCTTCTCAAAATCTTCCTCTTGAGCCAGATCTTAATACAGAAGATACTCCTGAGAAGAGTGAACCAAATCCAACATGGTCACCATTAATCTTGATCGCAGAAGACAACGAAGCTAATATCATTACTTTTTCTAGTTATCTAGAGGCTAAGGGTTATCGACATCAGGTGGCAAGGGATGGACAGGAGGCGATCGCTCTTGCCAAAATCCATCAACCTGATTTGATTTTGATGGATATCCAGATGCCATGTATCGATGGACTAGAGGCAACCCAACAAATTCGTCGTGATCCTAATTTGGTTAATATTCCGATTATTGCTCTGACCGCTTTAGCGATGATAGGCGATCGCGAAAAGTGCTTAGAAGCTGGAGCTAATGACTATCTGGCTAAGCCTATAAAACTGAAAGCTTTAGATCAAATGATTCAAACTCACTTAAGTCGTAGCCACTTGCGTTAG
- the sfsA gene encoding DNA/RNA nuclease SfsA has protein sequence MSQVHTYADLISGRLVSRYKRFFADIELENGEIITAHCANTGPMTGVCKIGSPVLISHHSNPKRKLAYSWEAIYLDEQWIGINTSLPNRVIGHMLDLHLLPELEPYTDIKGEVGYGNEKSRIDFLLTDSATAKKTYVEVKNTTWCKGNLALFPDTVTTRGQKHLRELMSVITEDTSAALIFFINRGDCDRFAAGAEADPEYAKLLKEAIAKGVKVLPCRFAIEPTKITYLGLANLEI, from the coding sequence ATGTCACAAGTCCATACTTACGCTGATCTCATCTCAGGTCGTCTGGTCAGCCGCTATAAAAGGTTCTTTGCCGATATAGAGCTAGAGAATGGCGAAATAATTACTGCTCATTGTGCTAATACTGGCCCAATGACAGGTGTATGCAAAATTGGTAGTCCCGTTTTGATTTCTCATCACTCCAATCCTAAGCGTAAACTTGCCTATAGTTGGGAAGCAATTTATCTAGATGAACAATGGATTGGGATTAATACGAGTCTTCCCAATCGCGTAATCGGACATATGCTCGATCTCCATTTACTTCCAGAACTAGAACCATATACCGATATCAAGGGTGAAGTTGGCTATGGTAACGAAAAGAGTCGTATTGATTTCCTATTGACTGATAGTGCTACTGCTAAAAAAACCTATGTAGAAGTTAAAAATACAACTTGGTGTAAGGGAAACTTAGCTTTATTTCCTGATACGGTGACAACAAGAGGACAAAAACATTTACGAGAGTTGATGTCAGTAATTACAGAAGATACATCTGCTGCTTTAATTTTCTTTATTAATCGTGGTGACTGCGATCGCTTTGCCGCAGGAGCAGAAGCCGATCCCGAATACGCCAAGCTTTTAAAAGAAGCGATCGCTAAAGGAGTGAAAGTATTACCCTGTCGATTTGCGATCGAGCCAACAAAAATTACATACTTAGGCTTAGCAAATTTAGAAATTTAG
- a CDS encoding response regulator, which yields MASQQTILLVEDNPDDERLAVRALRRANISAEILIARNGEEALATVFNANPLPIVMILDLKLPKIDGLDVLRAIRANERTRLLPVVILTSSSEQRDIIESYQLGANSYVRKPIEFTQFTEAVGQLATYWAGINEPITLL from the coding sequence ATGGCATCGCAACAGACTATTTTATTAGTTGAAGATAATCCTGATGACGAACGGCTGGCCGTCAGGGCATTGCGTCGAGCCAATATCTCTGCTGAAATCCTCATCGCCCGTAATGGAGAAGAAGCCCTAGCCACAGTCTTTAATGCAAATCCCCTTCCTATCGTTATGATTCTAGACTTAAAATTACCAAAAATTGACGGTCTAGATGTTTTAAGAGCTATCCGCGCTAATGAAAGAACGCGCCTGTTACCAGTGGTGATACTCACTTCATCAAGTGAACAACGGGATATTATAGAAAGTTATCAATTAGGTGCAAATAGCTATGTTCGGAAACCAATTGAATTTACTCAATTTACTGAAGCTGTAGGTCAATTGGCAACTTACTGGGCAGGAATTAATGAACCAATCACTCTACTCTAG
- a CDS encoding ion channel — MRIKRRLHSPLIKLEQRDGVLQVVGGNSWHSYFRDPYHLLLTIPWIGFVGIVVGFDIFLNAVFAVLYLLDANAIAGIPKVGFMEAFFFSVQTLASIGYGVMNPQTLYANLLVTLESIASLMLFAVITGIAFTRFAKSSSRVMFSRVATIHNYNGIPTLMFRAANERRNNILEAKLSVYLMIDEVTEEGQMMRRLHELKLVREHSPVFLLSWTVMHTIDQSSPLYGLTLESMERLHAQVLVSLTGVDETVEGTLHARHFYAARNLKFDRRFVDVIHMGNDGHRYLDYTYFHETTAI; from the coding sequence ATGAGAATCAAACGTAGGCTGCATAGTCCTCTAATTAAGTTAGAACAGCGTGATGGCGTTCTGCAAGTTGTCGGCGGAAACTCTTGGCATTCTTATTTTCGCGATCCTTATCATCTCTTATTAACAATTCCTTGGATTGGATTTGTGGGGATCGTGGTGGGATTTGATATATTCCTCAATGCGGTTTTTGCTGTTCTCTATTTACTCGATGCTAATGCGATCGCAGGCATTCCAAAGGTAGGCTTTATGGAAGCTTTTTTCTTTAGTGTGCAGACCCTTGCTTCCATTGGCTATGGAGTAATGAATCCCCAAACACTTTATGCCAATCTTCTTGTTACCCTAGAATCGATCGCAAGTTTGATGTTATTTGCGGTGATCACGGGAATAGCCTTTACCAGATTTGCCAAATCTTCTTCTCGTGTGATGTTCAGTCGTGTTGCTACGATTCATAACTACAATGGTATTCCGACTCTAATGTTTCGTGCTGCTAACGAGCGACGTAATAATATTCTCGAAGCCAAGTTGAGTGTTTATCTAATGATCGATGAAGTGACGGAAGAAGGACAAATGATGCGGCGATTGCATGAATTAAAATTAGTGCGCGAGCATTCTCCTGTCTTTTTACTATCATGGACAGTGATGCATACTATCGATCAGAGTAGTCCTTTGTATGGTTTGACTTTAGAATCAATGGAACGATTACATGCTCAAGTCCTTGTATCGCTGACTGGTGTTGATGAAACAGTTGAAGGTACGCTTCACGCTCGACACTTTTATGCAGCCCGCAACCTCAAGTTCGATCGCCGTTTTGTTGATGTGATTCACATGGGAAATGATGGACATCGATATCTAGATTACACGTATTTTCACGAAACGACAGCTATATAA
- a CDS encoding RNA chaperone Hfq codes for MSAPTATKIGLNTALPSIRRIHAIIRDKNEVQVKLTTGDELRGKIIWIDDQCICMDASGHKIVIWQHAIAFIKG; via the coding sequence ATGAGCGCACCAACAGCAACCAAAATCGGACTCAATACGGCTCTGCCAAGCATTCGCCGCATTCATGCCATTATTCGCGACAAAAACGAAGTCCAAGTAAAACTAACCACAGGCGATGAATTGCGCGGCAAGATTATTTGGATTGATGATCAATGTATTTGCATGGATGCATCTGGACATAAAATCGTGATTTGGCAACATGCGATCGCCTTCATCAAAGGCTAA